In the Sebastes fasciatus isolate fSebFas1 chromosome 20, fSebFas1.pri, whole genome shotgun sequence genome, one interval contains:
- the eef2k gene encoding eukaryotic elongation factor 2 kinase isoform X6 yields the protein MEDDLMFSMEEEGSAKRPPAQRSAPNQRACSLSESNASDDDDDDEDHFIRPILDDSAIEICHYLKNLVYTRQLSNSLPKSNFMFKNETETVAESQSYKVLSHSTRAAWKNAIEKAKAMPDPWAEFHLEDIETEPCIRYRYNAITGEWAQDQVHIKMSAQPFGKGAMRECFRTKKLSNFSHSNNWKSASNYVSKRYMETVDRNVYFEDVRLQMEAKLWGEEYNRHRPPKQVDIMQMCVMEMTNRPDKPLFHLEHYIEGKYIKYNSNSGFVRDDNIRLTPQAFSHFSFERSGHQLIVVDIQGVGDIYTDPQIHTEKGTDFGDGNLGVRGMALFFHSHLCNKICKSMGLTPFDLSPAEKSQLDCTNKLLKSAQTVLRGCEEPCGSPCVRTMSGSRAPPLFSRLSETSSADDSMSDVDSIPCSPLALPCSPLGAHGSMGRSPIGLSFTGMNEHERLNNNNTGEHKDSESSGDSGYPSERRSEGDPNDHVDGLTEEKWSFYHSSRAHVHRPSCVATEVERLGALLQKKIGQSILGKVHLAMVRYHEAGRFCEKDEQWDQDSAMMHLERAALCGELEAIIALGQCCMQLPHQILPDMELEESAGNRMKGFKYLLLAAESGDRSSMVIVARAFDTGINLSADRKQNWEEAVHWYDTAMNMMDYDEGGEFDGTQDAPRYLLLARVAEMYQEGGFNLTAEPQRAGDLFTEAAEAAMAAMKGRLANQYYMKAEEAWALMEE from the exons ATGGAGGACGACCTGATGTTcagcatggaggaggagggcagcGCCAAGAGACCCCCTGCCCAACGAAGTGCCCCCAACCAACGGGCCTGCTCCCTCAGTGAATCCAACgccagtgatgatgatgatgatgacgaagACCACTTCATCCGCCCCATCCTGGACGACTCCGCCATAGAAATCTGTCACTACCTGAAGAATCTGGTTTACACCCGGCAACTGTCAAACTCGCTTCCTAAGAGCAACTTTATGTTCAAG AATGAAACCGAAACGGTGGCAGAATCTCAGTCGTACAAGGTTTTGTCTCACAGCACACGG GCGGCATGGAAAAATGCGATCGAAAAGGCCAAAGCCATGCCCGACCCCTGGGCAGAGTTTCATCTGGAGGACATCGAGACTGAACCCTGCATTCGTTACAG GTACAATGCCATCACAGGAGAGTGGGCTCAAGACCAGGTCCACATCAAGATGTCTGCCCAG CCGTTTGGGAAAGGGGCCATGAGGGAGTGCTTCAGAAC GAAGAAGTTGTCGAATTTCTCACACAGCAACAACTGGAAGTCGGCGTCTAATTATGTGTCCAAGCGTTACATGGAGACGGTGGACAGAAATGTTTACTTTGAGGACGTCAGGCTGCAAATGGAGGCCAAACTCTGGGGAGAGGAGTACAACCGCCACCGACCTCCCAAACAG GTGGACATCATGCAGATGTGTGTGATGGAGATGACAAACAGACCAGATAAACCTCTCTTCCACCTGGAACATTACATCGAGGGCAAGTACATCAAATACAACTCCAACTCTGGCTTCGTGAGGGACGACAACATCCGACTCACCCCACAG GCCTTCAGTCACTTCAGCTTTGAGCGATCGGGCCACCAGCTGATCGTAGTTGACATCCAAGGAGTCGGAGATATCTACACCGACCCTCAGATCCACACAGAGAAGGGGACTGACTTTGGAGATGGAAATCTAG GTGTGCGAGGCATGGCGCTGTTCTTCCACTCCCACCTGTGTAACAAGATCTGCAAGAGTATGGGCCTGACGCCTTTTGACCTTTCCCCTGCAGAGAAGTCCCAGCTGGACTGCACCAACAAACTGCTt AAGTCAGCCCAGACGGTGCTGAGGGGCTGCGAGGAGCCCTGCGGCTCTCCTTGTGTTCGTACCATGTCAGGAAGCCGGGCGCCTCCGCTGTTTTCCCGCCTGTCTGAGACGTCTTCTGCAGACGATAGCATGAGCGACGTGGACTCGATCCCCTGCTCCCCTCTCGCACTCCCCTGCTCCCCGCTGGGTGCACATGGATCTATGGGAAGATCCCCTATCG GCTTATCTTTTACTGGAATGAATGAACACGAAAGACTCAATAATAACAACACCGGTGAACACAAG GACTCTGAAAGCAGCGGGGACAGTGGCTACCCCAGCGAGAGGAGGAGTGAAGGCGACCCAAATGACCACGTAGACGGG CTGACGGAGGAGAAGTGGAGCTTCTACCATTCGTCTCGCGCTCACGTCCACCGACCCTCCTGCGTGGCCACCGAGGTGGAGCGACTCGGCGCTCTGCTGCAGAAGAAGATCGGCCAGTCGATCCTTGGAAAG GTCCACCTGGCGATGGTGCGGTACCACGAAGCGGGTCGCTTCTGTGAGAAAGATGAGCAGTGGGATCAGGACTCGGCCATGATGCACCTGGAGAGAGCTGCGCTGTGCGGAGAGCTGGAGGCTATCATAGCGTTGGGGCAGTGCTGCATGCAGCTGCCTCATCAAATACTGCCAGACATGGAGCTGGAG GAAAGCGCAGGAAACAGGATGAAAGGTTTTAAGtatctgctgctggctgctgagtCTGGAGACAGATCCTCTATGGTCATAGTGGCCAGAGCCTTTGATACTGGGATCAACCTGTCAGCTGACAG AAAGCAGAACTGGGAGGAGGCGGTTCATTGGTATGACACTGCGATGAACATGATGGACTATGACGAGGGGGGAGAGTTCGACGGGACGCAGGACGCGCCTCGCTACCTGCTGCTGGCCAGAGTGGCAGAGATGTACCAAGAGGGAGGCTTCAACCTCACCGCAGAGCCACAGAGAGCAG GTGATCTGTTtacagaagcagcagaagctgCCATGGCTGCCATGAAAGGTCGATTGGCCAACCAGTACTACATGAAAGCTGAGGAAGCCTGGGCGCTAATGGAGGAGTAA
- the eef2k gene encoding eukaryotic elongation factor 2 kinase isoform X5 — MEDDLMFSMEEEGSAKRPPAQRSAPNQRACSLSESNASDDDDDDEDHFIRPILDDSAIEICHYLKNLVYTRQLSNSLPKSNFMFKAAWKNAIEKAKAMPDPWAEFHLEDIETEPCIRYRYNAITGEWAQDQVHIKMSAQPFGKGAMRECFRTKKLSNFSHSNNWKSASNYVSKRYMETVDRNVYFEDVRLQMEAKLWGEEYNRHRPPKQVDIMQMCVMEMTNRPDKPLFHLEHYIEGKYIKYNSNSGFVRDDNIRLTPQAFSHFSFERSGHQLIVVDIQGVGDIYTDPQIHTEKGTDFGDGNLGVRGMALFFHSHLCNKICKSMGLTPFDLSPAEKSQLDCTNKLLKSAQTVLRGCEEPCGSPCVRTMSGSRAPPLFSRLSETSSADDSMSDVDSIPCSPLALPCSPLGAHGSMGRSPIGLSFTGMNEHERLNNNNTGEHKDSESSGDSGYPSERRSEGDPNDHVDGRKMVAPPRVSAYLNSYNDDHEWLTEEKWSFYHSSRAHVHRPSCVATEVERLGALLQKKIGQSILGKVHLAMVRYHEAGRFCEKDEQWDQDSAMMHLERAALCGELEAIIALGQCCMQLPHQILPDMELEESAGNRMKGFKYLLLAAESGDRSSMVIVARAFDTGINLSADRKQNWEEAVHWYDTAMNMMDYDEGGEFDGTQDAPRYLLLARVAEMYQEGGFNLTAEPQRAGDLFTEAAEAAMAAMKGRLANQYYMKAEEAWALMEE, encoded by the exons ATGGAGGACGACCTGATGTTcagcatggaggaggagggcagcGCCAAGAGACCCCCTGCCCAACGAAGTGCCCCCAACCAACGGGCCTGCTCCCTCAGTGAATCCAACgccagtgatgatgatgatgatgacgaagACCACTTCATCCGCCCCATCCTGGACGACTCCGCCATAGAAATCTGTCACTACCTGAAGAATCTGGTTTACACCCGGCAACTGTCAAACTCGCTTCCTAAGAGCAACTTTATGTTCAAG GCGGCATGGAAAAATGCGATCGAAAAGGCCAAAGCCATGCCCGACCCCTGGGCAGAGTTTCATCTGGAGGACATCGAGACTGAACCCTGCATTCGTTACAG GTACAATGCCATCACAGGAGAGTGGGCTCAAGACCAGGTCCACATCAAGATGTCTGCCCAG CCGTTTGGGAAAGGGGCCATGAGGGAGTGCTTCAGAAC GAAGAAGTTGTCGAATTTCTCACACAGCAACAACTGGAAGTCGGCGTCTAATTATGTGTCCAAGCGTTACATGGAGACGGTGGACAGAAATGTTTACTTTGAGGACGTCAGGCTGCAAATGGAGGCCAAACTCTGGGGAGAGGAGTACAACCGCCACCGACCTCCCAAACAG GTGGACATCATGCAGATGTGTGTGATGGAGATGACAAACAGACCAGATAAACCTCTCTTCCACCTGGAACATTACATCGAGGGCAAGTACATCAAATACAACTCCAACTCTGGCTTCGTGAGGGACGACAACATCCGACTCACCCCACAG GCCTTCAGTCACTTCAGCTTTGAGCGATCGGGCCACCAGCTGATCGTAGTTGACATCCAAGGAGTCGGAGATATCTACACCGACCCTCAGATCCACACAGAGAAGGGGACTGACTTTGGAGATGGAAATCTAG GTGTGCGAGGCATGGCGCTGTTCTTCCACTCCCACCTGTGTAACAAGATCTGCAAGAGTATGGGCCTGACGCCTTTTGACCTTTCCCCTGCAGAGAAGTCCCAGCTGGACTGCACCAACAAACTGCTt AAGTCAGCCCAGACGGTGCTGAGGGGCTGCGAGGAGCCCTGCGGCTCTCCTTGTGTTCGTACCATGTCAGGAAGCCGGGCGCCTCCGCTGTTTTCCCGCCTGTCTGAGACGTCTTCTGCAGACGATAGCATGAGCGACGTGGACTCGATCCCCTGCTCCCCTCTCGCACTCCCCTGCTCCCCGCTGGGTGCACATGGATCTATGGGAAGATCCCCTATCG GCTTATCTTTTACTGGAATGAATGAACACGAAAGACTCAATAATAACAACACCGGTGAACACAAG GACTCTGAAAGCAGCGGGGACAGTGGCTACCCCAGCGAGAGGAGGAGTGAAGGCGACCCAAATGACCACGTAGACGGG AGGAAGATGGTAGCTCCTCCAAGAGTCTCTGCATACTTAAATTCATACAATGATGACCACGAATGG CTGACGGAGGAGAAGTGGAGCTTCTACCATTCGTCTCGCGCTCACGTCCACCGACCCTCCTGCGTGGCCACCGAGGTGGAGCGACTCGGCGCTCTGCTGCAGAAGAAGATCGGCCAGTCGATCCTTGGAAAG GTCCACCTGGCGATGGTGCGGTACCACGAAGCGGGTCGCTTCTGTGAGAAAGATGAGCAGTGGGATCAGGACTCGGCCATGATGCACCTGGAGAGAGCTGCGCTGTGCGGAGAGCTGGAGGCTATCATAGCGTTGGGGCAGTGCTGCATGCAGCTGCCTCATCAAATACTGCCAGACATGGAGCTGGAG GAAAGCGCAGGAAACAGGATGAAAGGTTTTAAGtatctgctgctggctgctgagtCTGGAGACAGATCCTCTATGGTCATAGTGGCCAGAGCCTTTGATACTGGGATCAACCTGTCAGCTGACAG AAAGCAGAACTGGGAGGAGGCGGTTCATTGGTATGACACTGCGATGAACATGATGGACTATGACGAGGGGGGAGAGTTCGACGGGACGCAGGACGCGCCTCGCTACCTGCTGCTGGCCAGAGTGGCAGAGATGTACCAAGAGGGAGGCTTCAACCTCACCGCAGAGCCACAGAGAGCAG GTGATCTGTTtacagaagcagcagaagctgCCATGGCTGCCATGAAAGGTCGATTGGCCAACCAGTACTACATGAAAGCTGAGGAAGCCTGGGCGCTAATGGAGGAGTAA
- the eef2k gene encoding eukaryotic elongation factor 2 kinase isoform X7 produces MEDDLMFSMEEEGSAKRPPAQRSAPNQRACSLSESNASDDDDDDEDHFIRPILDDSAIEICHYLKNLVYTRQLSNSLPKSNFMFKAAWKNAIEKAKAMPDPWAEFHLEDIETEPCIRYRYNAITGEWAQDQVHIKMSAQPFGKGAMRECFRTKKLSNFSHSNNWKSASNYVSKRYMETVDRNVYFEDVRLQMEAKLWGEEYNRHRPPKQVDIMQMCVMEMTNRPDKPLFHLEHYIEGKYIKYNSNSGFVRDDNIRLTPQAFSHFSFERSGHQLIVVDIQGVGDIYTDPQIHTEKGTDFGDGNLGVRGMALFFHSHLCNKICKSMGLTPFDLSPAEKSQLDCTNKLLKSAQTVLRGCEEPCGSPCVRTMSGSRAPPLFSRLSETSSADDSMSDVDSIPCSPLALPCSPLGAHGSMGRSPIGLSFTGMNEHERLNNNNTGEHKDSESSGDSGYPSERRSEGDPNDHVDGAHHRIQRHYSESDEDSVRRLTEEKWSFYHSSRAHVHRPSCVATEVERLGALLQKKIGQSILGKVHLAMVRYHEAGRFCEKDEQWDQDSAMMHLERAALCGELEAIIALGQCCMQLPHQILPDMELEESAGNRMKGFKYLLLAAESGDRSSMVIVARAFDTGINLSADRKQNWEEAVHWYDTAMNMMDYDEGGEFDGTQDAPRYLLLARVAEMYQEGGFNLTAEPQRAGDLFTEAAEAAMAAMKGRLANQYYMKAEEAWALMEE; encoded by the exons ATGGAGGACGACCTGATGTTcagcatggaggaggagggcagcGCCAAGAGACCCCCTGCCCAACGAAGTGCCCCCAACCAACGGGCCTGCTCCCTCAGTGAATCCAACgccagtgatgatgatgatgatgacgaagACCACTTCATCCGCCCCATCCTGGACGACTCCGCCATAGAAATCTGTCACTACCTGAAGAATCTGGTTTACACCCGGCAACTGTCAAACTCGCTTCCTAAGAGCAACTTTATGTTCAAG GCGGCATGGAAAAATGCGATCGAAAAGGCCAAAGCCATGCCCGACCCCTGGGCAGAGTTTCATCTGGAGGACATCGAGACTGAACCCTGCATTCGTTACAG GTACAATGCCATCACAGGAGAGTGGGCTCAAGACCAGGTCCACATCAAGATGTCTGCCCAG CCGTTTGGGAAAGGGGCCATGAGGGAGTGCTTCAGAAC GAAGAAGTTGTCGAATTTCTCACACAGCAACAACTGGAAGTCGGCGTCTAATTATGTGTCCAAGCGTTACATGGAGACGGTGGACAGAAATGTTTACTTTGAGGACGTCAGGCTGCAAATGGAGGCCAAACTCTGGGGAGAGGAGTACAACCGCCACCGACCTCCCAAACAG GTGGACATCATGCAGATGTGTGTGATGGAGATGACAAACAGACCAGATAAACCTCTCTTCCACCTGGAACATTACATCGAGGGCAAGTACATCAAATACAACTCCAACTCTGGCTTCGTGAGGGACGACAACATCCGACTCACCCCACAG GCCTTCAGTCACTTCAGCTTTGAGCGATCGGGCCACCAGCTGATCGTAGTTGACATCCAAGGAGTCGGAGATATCTACACCGACCCTCAGATCCACACAGAGAAGGGGACTGACTTTGGAGATGGAAATCTAG GTGTGCGAGGCATGGCGCTGTTCTTCCACTCCCACCTGTGTAACAAGATCTGCAAGAGTATGGGCCTGACGCCTTTTGACCTTTCCCCTGCAGAGAAGTCCCAGCTGGACTGCACCAACAAACTGCTt AAGTCAGCCCAGACGGTGCTGAGGGGCTGCGAGGAGCCCTGCGGCTCTCCTTGTGTTCGTACCATGTCAGGAAGCCGGGCGCCTCCGCTGTTTTCCCGCCTGTCTGAGACGTCTTCTGCAGACGATAGCATGAGCGACGTGGACTCGATCCCCTGCTCCCCTCTCGCACTCCCCTGCTCCCCGCTGGGTGCACATGGATCTATGGGAAGATCCCCTATCG GCTTATCTTTTACTGGAATGAATGAACACGAAAGACTCAATAATAACAACACCGGTGAACACAAG GACTCTGAAAGCAGCGGGGACAGTGGCTACCCCAGCGAGAGGAGGAGTGAAGGCGACCCAAATGACCACGTAGACGGG GCCCATCATCGCATCCAAAGACATTATTCTGAGTCGGATGAGGACAGTGTCAGACGG CTGACGGAGGAGAAGTGGAGCTTCTACCATTCGTCTCGCGCTCACGTCCACCGACCCTCCTGCGTGGCCACCGAGGTGGAGCGACTCGGCGCTCTGCTGCAGAAGAAGATCGGCCAGTCGATCCTTGGAAAG GTCCACCTGGCGATGGTGCGGTACCACGAAGCGGGTCGCTTCTGTGAGAAAGATGAGCAGTGGGATCAGGACTCGGCCATGATGCACCTGGAGAGAGCTGCGCTGTGCGGAGAGCTGGAGGCTATCATAGCGTTGGGGCAGTGCTGCATGCAGCTGCCTCATCAAATACTGCCAGACATGGAGCTGGAG GAAAGCGCAGGAAACAGGATGAAAGGTTTTAAGtatctgctgctggctgctgagtCTGGAGACAGATCCTCTATGGTCATAGTGGCCAGAGCCTTTGATACTGGGATCAACCTGTCAGCTGACAG AAAGCAGAACTGGGAGGAGGCGGTTCATTGGTATGACACTGCGATGAACATGATGGACTATGACGAGGGGGGAGAGTTCGACGGGACGCAGGACGCGCCTCGCTACCTGCTGCTGGCCAGAGTGGCAGAGATGTACCAAGAGGGAGGCTTCAACCTCACCGCAGAGCCACAGAGAGCAG GTGATCTGTTtacagaagcagcagaagctgCCATGGCTGCCATGAAAGGTCGATTGGCCAACCAGTACTACATGAAAGCTGAGGAAGCCTGGGCGCTAATGGAGGAGTAA
- the eef2k gene encoding eukaryotic elongation factor 2 kinase isoform X2, whose translation MEDDLMFSMEEEGSAKRPPAQRSAPNQRACSLSESNASDDDDDDEDHFIRPILDDSAIEICHYLKNLVYTRQLSNSLPKSNFMFKNETETVAESQSYKVLSHSTRAAWKNAIEKAKAMPDPWAEFHLEDIETEPCIRYRYNAITGEWAQDQVHIKMSAQPFGKGAMRECFRTKKLSNFSHSNNWKSASNYVSKRYMETVDRNVYFEDVRLQMEAKLWGEEYNRHRPPKQVDIMQMCVMEMTNRPDKPLFHLEHYIEGKYIKYNSNSGFVRDDNIRLTPQAFSHFSFERSGHQLIVVDIQGVGDIYTDPQIHTEKGTDFGDGNLGVRGMALFFHSHLCNKICKSMGLTPFDLSPAEKSQLDCTNKLLSAQTVLRGCEEPCGSPCVRTMSGSRAPPLFSRLSETSSADDSMSDVDSIPCSPLALPCSPLGAHGSMGRSPIGLSFTGMNEHERLNNNNTGEHKDSESSGDSGYPSERRSEGDPNDHVDGRKMVAPPRVSAYLNSYNDDHEWLTEEKWSFYHSSRAHVHRPSCVATEVERLGALLQKKIGQSILGKVHLAMVRYHEAGRFCEKDEQWDQDSAMMHLERAALCGELEAIIALGQCCMQLPHQILPDMELEESAGNRMKGFKYLLLAAESGDRSSMVIVARAFDTGINLSADRKQNWEEAVHWYDTAMNMMDYDEGGEFDGTQDAPRYLLLARVAEMYQEGGFNLTAEPQRAGDLFTEAAEAAMAAMKGRLANQYYMKAEEAWALMEE comes from the exons ATGGAGGACGACCTGATGTTcagcatggaggaggagggcagcGCCAAGAGACCCCCTGCCCAACGAAGTGCCCCCAACCAACGGGCCTGCTCCCTCAGTGAATCCAACgccagtgatgatgatgatgatgacgaagACCACTTCATCCGCCCCATCCTGGACGACTCCGCCATAGAAATCTGTCACTACCTGAAGAATCTGGTTTACACCCGGCAACTGTCAAACTCGCTTCCTAAGAGCAACTTTATGTTCAAG AATGAAACCGAAACGGTGGCAGAATCTCAGTCGTACAAGGTTTTGTCTCACAGCACACGG GCGGCATGGAAAAATGCGATCGAAAAGGCCAAAGCCATGCCCGACCCCTGGGCAGAGTTTCATCTGGAGGACATCGAGACTGAACCCTGCATTCGTTACAG GTACAATGCCATCACAGGAGAGTGGGCTCAAGACCAGGTCCACATCAAGATGTCTGCCCAG CCGTTTGGGAAAGGGGCCATGAGGGAGTGCTTCAGAAC GAAGAAGTTGTCGAATTTCTCACACAGCAACAACTGGAAGTCGGCGTCTAATTATGTGTCCAAGCGTTACATGGAGACGGTGGACAGAAATGTTTACTTTGAGGACGTCAGGCTGCAAATGGAGGCCAAACTCTGGGGAGAGGAGTACAACCGCCACCGACCTCCCAAACAG GTGGACATCATGCAGATGTGTGTGATGGAGATGACAAACAGACCAGATAAACCTCTCTTCCACCTGGAACATTACATCGAGGGCAAGTACATCAAATACAACTCCAACTCTGGCTTCGTGAGGGACGACAACATCCGACTCACCCCACAG GCCTTCAGTCACTTCAGCTTTGAGCGATCGGGCCACCAGCTGATCGTAGTTGACATCCAAGGAGTCGGAGATATCTACACCGACCCTCAGATCCACACAGAGAAGGGGACTGACTTTGGAGATGGAAATCTAG GTGTGCGAGGCATGGCGCTGTTCTTCCACTCCCACCTGTGTAACAAGATCTGCAAGAGTATGGGCCTGACGCCTTTTGACCTTTCCCCTGCAGAGAAGTCCCAGCTGGACTGCACCAACAAACTGCTt TCAGCCCAGACGGTGCTGAGGGGCTGCGAGGAGCCCTGCGGCTCTCCTTGTGTTCGTACCATGTCAGGAAGCCGGGCGCCTCCGCTGTTTTCCCGCCTGTCTGAGACGTCTTCTGCAGACGATAGCATGAGCGACGTGGACTCGATCCCCTGCTCCCCTCTCGCACTCCCCTGCTCCCCGCTGGGTGCACATGGATCTATGGGAAGATCCCCTATCG GCTTATCTTTTACTGGAATGAATGAACACGAAAGACTCAATAATAACAACACCGGTGAACACAAG GACTCTGAAAGCAGCGGGGACAGTGGCTACCCCAGCGAGAGGAGGAGTGAAGGCGACCCAAATGACCACGTAGACGGG AGGAAGATGGTAGCTCCTCCAAGAGTCTCTGCATACTTAAATTCATACAATGATGACCACGAATGG CTGACGGAGGAGAAGTGGAGCTTCTACCATTCGTCTCGCGCTCACGTCCACCGACCCTCCTGCGTGGCCACCGAGGTGGAGCGACTCGGCGCTCTGCTGCAGAAGAAGATCGGCCAGTCGATCCTTGGAAAG GTCCACCTGGCGATGGTGCGGTACCACGAAGCGGGTCGCTTCTGTGAGAAAGATGAGCAGTGGGATCAGGACTCGGCCATGATGCACCTGGAGAGAGCTGCGCTGTGCGGAGAGCTGGAGGCTATCATAGCGTTGGGGCAGTGCTGCATGCAGCTGCCTCATCAAATACTGCCAGACATGGAGCTGGAG GAAAGCGCAGGAAACAGGATGAAAGGTTTTAAGtatctgctgctggctgctgagtCTGGAGACAGATCCTCTATGGTCATAGTGGCCAGAGCCTTTGATACTGGGATCAACCTGTCAGCTGACAG AAAGCAGAACTGGGAGGAGGCGGTTCATTGGTATGACACTGCGATGAACATGATGGACTATGACGAGGGGGGAGAGTTCGACGGGACGCAGGACGCGCCTCGCTACCTGCTGCTGGCCAGAGTGGCAGAGATGTACCAAGAGGGAGGCTTCAACCTCACCGCAGAGCCACAGAGAGCAG GTGATCTGTTtacagaagcagcagaagctgCCATGGCTGCCATGAAAGGTCGATTGGCCAACCAGTACTACATGAAAGCTGAGGAAGCCTGGGCGCTAATGGAGGAGTAA